A genomic segment from Nicotiana tabacum cultivar K326 chromosome 9, ASM71507v2, whole genome shotgun sequence encodes:
- the LOC107813269 gene encoding phytosulfokine receptor 1: protein MQKMCSFNMLQLGIIFFFLGLSLQAQSQNPNFTCNPNDFKALEDFVNSLETVFDFWDIRNSTNCCNWVGITCNSSSSPNMGRVVKLELGKRRLNGKLSESLGNLDQLRTLNMSHNFLKGSVPFKIMHLPNLEVLDLSNNDFFGLFPDSINLPSLKSFNISDNSFEGSVPLGICKNSTRVSVIKMGFNYFNGSLPTGIGSCGSLEHLCLGSNLLSGSLPVELFKLSRLTVLSLQENRFDGQLSSQIGNLSNLVHLDICSNGFSGNIPDVFHSLRNVTYFSAHSNRFFGKIPPSLANSGTISSLSLRNNSLGGTIELNCSAMFSLVSLDLATNGFIGSVPDNLPNCPKLQTINLARNNFVGQIPESFKNFHSLSSFSVSNNSIHNIDAALRILQNCKNLTTLVLTLNFRDEELPTDPNLQFRELKALIIANCRLTGTVPQWLRNISKLQLLDLSWNRLMGTLPPWIGDFKFLFYMDLSNNSLTGEIPKEITGLQSLISGPIWMNEPSPDFPFFLKRNVSVKGLQYNQIFSFPPTLELGNNFFTGAIWPEFGNLKRLHVLDLKSNNLSGTIPGALSGMTSIEILDLSRNNLIGKIPSSIVKCSFLSKFSVAYNKLSGEVPTGGQFATFSNSSFEGNPGLCGEHSATPCQNANQIPSGSAARGKRRKGTVIGMGIGIGLGTAFLLALMYLIVVRASNRKVVDPEKEPDASNRDREDLGSSLVIFFHNKDNNKQMSLNDLLACTDNFDQSNIVGCGGFGLVYKAILRDGRKVAIKRLSGDYGQMEREFQAEVESLSRAQHPNLVHLQGYCKYRTDRLLIYSYMENGSLDYWLHEKVDGPALLDWDMRLQIAQGAARGLAYLHQACEPHILHRDIKSSNILLDENFEAHLADFGLARLILPYDTHVTTDVVGTLGYIPPEYGQASVATYKGDVYSFGVVLLELLTGKRPMDPCKPRASRDLISWVKQLKKQKRETEVFDPLIYDKQHAEEMLLVFEVACLCLHESPKIRPSSQQLVTWLDNINTPPGIHVF, encoded by the coding sequence ATGCAAAAAATGTGTAGTTTCAATATGTTGCAACTTGGTataatctttttctttttaggaCTTTCTTTACAAGCTCAGTCCCAAAATCCAAACTTTACATGTAATCCAAATGATTTCAAAGCTTTGGAGGATTTTGTGAACAGTTTGGAAACAGTTTTTGATTTTTGGGATATTAGAAATTCAACAAATTGCTGTAATTGGGTGGGTATTACTTGTAATTCCTCATCCTCTCCTAATATGGGGAGGGTGGTGAAATTGGAACTTGGAAAAAGGAGGCTAAATGGGAAACTTTCTGAATCTTTAGGTAATTTGGATCAGCTTAGAACCCTTAATATGTCTCACAATTTCCTTAAAGGTTCTGTCCCCTTTAAAATAATGCATTTGCCTAATTTGGAGGTCTTAGACTTGAGCAACAATGATTTCTTTGGCTTGTTTCCTGATAGCATTAACTTGCCTTCACTCAAATCTTTCAATATATCTGATAATTCCTTTGAAGGGTCAGTTCCTTTGGGTATATGTAAAAACTCAACAAGAGTTTCTGTTATTAAAATGGGGTTCAATTATTTTAATGGCAGTCTTCCAACAGGAATTGGGAGTTGTGGTTCATTGGAACATCTTTGCCTTGGCTCTAACCTTCTTTCTGGTAGTTTACCTGTTGAACTGTTTAAGCTTTCAAGATTGACTGTATTGTCTCTTCAAGAGAATCGGTTCGACGGGCAGCTTAGCAGCCAGATTGGTAACCTTTCTAACTTggttcatttggatatttgttcAAATGGATTCTCAGGAAACATACCAGATGTGTTTCATAGCTTAAGGAATGTAACTTATTTCTCAGCTCATTCAAATAGGTTTTTTGGTAAAATACCTCCTTCATTGGCAAATTCTGGGACTATTAGTTCTCTTAGTTTGAGGAATAATTCTTTAGGGGGTACCATTGAGCTTAATTGTTCGGCCATGTTTAGTCTTGTTTCTCTTGATCTGGCTACAAATGGTTTCATAGGGTCAGTTCCTGATAATCTTCCTAACTGTCCCAAGTTGCAAACTATCAATCTTGCTAGAAACAATTTCGTTGGACAAATTCCTGAAAGTTTCAAGAATTTTCATAGCCTTTCGTCCTTTTCAGTCTCGAACAACAGTATCCATAACATTGATGCTGCTCTTAGGATTTTACAGAACTGCAAGAACTTAACTACTTTGGTCCTTACTTTGAACTTTCGCGATGAAGAGTTGCCTACAGATCCTAACCTGCAGTTCAGAGAGCTGAAAGCTCTCATTATTGCCAATTGCAGGCTCACCGGAACGGTTCCTCAGTGGTTAAGAAATATCTCAAAGCTGCAACTGTTGGATTTGTCGTGGAACCGTTTGATGGGAACACTTCCACCCTGGATTGGAGATTTCAAGTTTCTATTCTATATGGATTTGTCAAACAATTCATTAACAGGGGAGATTCCAAAAGAAATTACTGGATTGCAAAGCCTAATCTCTGGCCCTATTTGGATGAATGAACCATCACCAGATTTTCCCTTTTTCTTGAAAAGAAATGTAAGTGTTAAAGGTTTGCAGTATAATCAGATTTTTAGCTTCCCCCCGACACTGGAACTAGGTAACAACTTTTTCACTGGAGCAATTTGGCCAGAATTTGGAAATCTGAAAAGGTTACATGTTTTGGATCTGAAAAGCAACAATTTATCCGGGACAATACCAGGTGCCCTGTCTGGTATGACAAGCATAGAGATTTTGGATCTATCTCGCAACAATCTGATTGGCAAAATACCCTCCTCTATTGTGAAATGCAGCTTTCTGTCAAAGTTCAGTGTCGCTTATAATAAACTCTCGGGGGAAGTTCCTACTGGAGGCCAGTTCGCAACATTTTCAAATTCAAGCTTTGAGGGCAATCCAGGACTCTGTGGTGAACATAGTGCTACTCCCTGTCAAAATGCCAACCAAATTCCCAGTGGTTCGGCTGCAAGAGGAAAAAGACGCAAAGGAACTGTCATTGGCATGGGTATTGGCATTGGTCTTGGAACTGCTTTTCTTCTTGCTCTTATGTACTTGATTGTTGTGCGAGCAAGCAATCGTAAAGTTGTCGATCCAGAAAAGGAGCCGGATGCTTCAAACAGGGATCGGGAAGACTTGGGCTCAAGTCTGGTGATATTTTTCCATAACAAGGACAACAATAAACAGATGTCACTTAATGACCTTTTGGCGTGTACTGACAATTTTGATCAATCAAATATTGTTGGTTGTGGGGGTTTCGGTTTGGTCTACAAGGCCATCCTTCGCGATGGTAGGAAAGTTGCCATCAAGCGGCTTTCAGGTGACTATGGACAGATGGAAAGAGAATTCCAAGCAGAAGTTGAATCGCTTTCAAGAGCCCAGCATCCAAATCTTGTTCATCTTCAAGGATATTGCAAGTACAGAACCGACAGGCTTCTAATTTATTCCTACATGGAGAATGGAAGCTTAGATTATTGGTTGCACGAGAAAGTTGACGGACCTGCTTTGTTGGACTGGGATATGAGGCTTCAGATTGCTCAAGGGGCAGCCCGAGGGCTTGCGTACTTGCACCAAGCGTGTGAGCCTCATATCCTACACCGAGATATAAAGTCAAGTAACATTCTTCTTGATGAAAATTTTGAAGCACACTTGGCTGATTTTGGTCTAGCTAGGCTTATTCTGCCTTATGACACTCATGTGACGACTGATGTCGTTGGAACATTAGGGTATATACCTCCTGAATACGGCCAAGCTTCTGTCGCTACCTATAAAGGGGATGTGTATAGCTTTGGTGTTGTTCTTTTGGAGCTTCTTACGGGCAAAAGACCGATGGATCCGTGCAAGCCTAGAGCAAGCCGAGATCTAATCTCTTGGGTGAAACAATTGAAGAAACAAAAGAGGGAAACAGAAGTCTTTGATCCTTTGATATACGACAAGCAGCATGCGGAAGAAATGCTATTGGTTTTTGAAGTTGCTTGCCTTTGTTTGCATGAATCTCCTAAAATAAGGCCTTCCTCTCAGCAGTTAGTTACTTGGCTCGACAACATAAACACCCCGCCTGGTATTCATGTGTTTTAA